The following are encoded together in the Myxococcus virescens genome:
- a CDS encoding undecaprenyl-diphosphate phosphatase — protein MSLLEAIVLGLVQGLTEFLPISSTAHLRIAPELFGWKDPGAAYSAVIQLGTVAAVLIYFRKDIVSLVAAFFRGLARREPFGTLEARLAWFVLVGTLPVGIAGLTLKKFIENEFRSLYVISGSLIVLALILLYVEKRASHQRTLADMRWKDGILIGMWQALALIPGASRSGTTLTGGLSLGLKREDAARYSFLLSIPATTLAGVFELKHLLEAETRPSAMALWVGTLVAFASGMAAIAWLLRFLRTRTTLVFVVYRVALGVLLLVLLQTGTLSPMSGTENVEVPGKPGTPPVEKQITD, from the coding sequence ATGAGCCTCCTCGAAGCCATCGTCCTGGGTCTGGTCCAGGGTCTCACGGAGTTCCTTCCCATCAGCTCCACGGCGCACCTGCGCATCGCGCCGGAGCTGTTCGGCTGGAAGGACCCGGGCGCGGCGTACTCGGCGGTCATCCAGCTGGGCACGGTGGCGGCCGTGCTCATCTACTTCCGCAAGGACATCGTGTCGCTGGTGGCGGCCTTCTTCCGGGGGCTGGCGCGGCGCGAGCCCTTCGGCACGCTGGAGGCGCGGCTGGCGTGGTTCGTCCTGGTGGGCACGTTGCCTGTTGGCATCGCCGGGCTGACGTTGAAGAAGTTCATCGAGAACGAGTTCCGCTCGCTCTACGTCATCTCCGGAAGCCTCATCGTGCTGGCCCTCATCCTCCTCTACGTGGAGAAGCGGGCCTCGCACCAGCGGACGCTGGCGGACATGCGGTGGAAGGATGGCATCCTCATTGGCATGTGGCAGGCGCTGGCGCTGATTCCGGGGGCGTCTCGCTCTGGCACGACGCTGACGGGCGGCCTGTCGCTGGGGCTCAAGCGCGAGGATGCGGCACGCTACTCGTTCCTGCTGTCCATTCCGGCCACCACGCTGGCGGGCGTCTTCGAGCTCAAGCACCTGCTGGAGGCGGAGACGCGGCCTTCCGCGATGGCGCTCTGGGTGGGGACGCTGGTGGCCTTCGCGTCGGGCATGGCGGCCATCGCGTGGCTGTTGCGCTTCCTGCGCACGCGGACGACGTTGGTGTTCGTCGTCTACCGCGTGGCGCTGGGCGTGCTGCTGCTGGTGCTGCTCCAGACGGGCACGCTGAGCCCGATGTCGGGCACGGAGAACGTGGAGGTCCCTGGCAAGCCGGGGACGCCGCCGGTGGAGAAGCAGATTACCGACTAG
- a CDS encoding CoA pyrophosphatase yields MSVEALFQTLESRLSSRPAREVYLPGWTLREASVLVPVFERDGVPHVLFTRRPATLRTHADQYSFPGGGRDPEDATPLHTALRETEEELGIDRRGVRVLGMLDEVPTISQYRVRPFVGVIPGDGKYRPSAEEVAFILEVPLSGLLDPSILRVEQKEIMGAERDLYFYTYGTHVIWGATARILRDFLNHVTQVPGGVG; encoded by the coding sequence GTGAGTGTGGAGGCGCTGTTCCAGACACTGGAGTCACGGCTGTCCTCGCGGCCGGCGCGTGAGGTGTACTTGCCGGGGTGGACCTTGCGGGAAGCCTCGGTGCTGGTGCCGGTGTTCGAGCGGGACGGCGTGCCCCACGTGCTCTTCACGCGCAGGCCCGCGACGCTGCGGACGCATGCGGACCAGTACAGCTTCCCGGGGGGAGGCCGCGACCCCGAGGACGCGACGCCCCTGCACACGGCGCTGCGCGAGACGGAAGAGGAGCTGGGCATCGACCGGCGCGGCGTGCGGGTGCTGGGCATGCTGGATGAAGTGCCCACGATTTCGCAGTACCGGGTGCGGCCCTTCGTGGGGGTGATTCCCGGGGACGGGAAGTACCGGCCGAGCGCGGAGGAGGTGGCCTTCATCCTGGAGGTGCCACTGTCGGGGCTGTTGGACCCGTCCATCCTCCGCGTGGAGCAGAAGGAAATCATGGGGGCGGAGCGGGACCTGTACTTCTACACGTATGGGACGCACGTCATCTGGGGCGCGACGGCGCGCATCCTGCGCGACTTCCTGAACCACGTGACGCAGGTGCCTGGCGGGGTGGGGTAG
- a CDS encoding YchJ family protein, which produces MPPAPLCPCSSGLRYRECCAPFHRGEAEPPDAERLMRSRYSAFALREVAWLWKTLHPSHPDRARPQDEVLRELRAFAQAHQYPKLVVMDRREPDADGLAQVLFFAKVFEKGKDRSFVERSDFRHDGTGWRYLSGVALAPRELAVPPESLTLATFPR; this is translated from the coding sequence ATGCCCCCTGCCCCCCTCTGTCCCTGCTCCTCCGGCCTGCGCTACCGCGAGTGCTGCGCGCCCTTCCACCGAGGCGAGGCCGAGCCGCCCGACGCCGAGCGACTCATGCGCAGCCGCTACAGCGCCTTCGCCCTGCGCGAGGTGGCCTGGCTGTGGAAGACGCTGCACCCCAGCCACCCCGACCGCGCGCGGCCCCAGGACGAGGTGCTGCGCGAGCTGCGCGCCTTCGCCCAGGCGCACCAGTACCCGAAGCTGGTGGTGATGGACCGCCGGGAACCGGACGCGGACGGACTGGCGCAGGTGCTCTTCTTCGCCAAGGTGTTCGAGAAGGGAAAGGACCGCTCCTTCGTGGAGCGCTCCGACTTCCGCCACGACGGCACCGGCTGGCGCTACCTGTCCGGCGTGGCGCTGGCGCCCAGGGAGCTGGCCGTCCCTCCCGAGTCCCTCACGCTCGCCACGTTCCCTCGCTAG
- a CDS encoding threonine/serine ThrE exporter family protein, protein MKREHGLGTGGDEEAASRFLLDLARALHLAYQPSLLVEARVRRAARAWGLSTEVFTVQSLAMTQVVAPRRSPADFARLPFNPHWNLGRAARLLQLTDDIAAGGVDLPEARARLDRIVAERSPYSKWLVLLAYGVYGAAVAARVGGAWWEMFAALLVGAIAGVIHFGTLRSQRVDLQKSFLAAFLGTLVAFGLRFVLPPFDVVQALFGGAVLLVPAMVVTLGSLELASESVEAGMTRLVYGLLRFLMIGVGIVAATTLWGFLWPIPEYSDVHVLSPWVTFLLLAVGGVALAVCMAGRRRDLVGIVGGVLLAYGTQAGMKAVLGEQGSPMVAAFVLGVAGLLYGRGGQRMPMTVIMPGLLQLAPGFMGTQAIIALLGMGRPGADDARPFDVLMVALQLVLGLVFATLVVPPRIPVNGDDTAPSRSGST, encoded by the coding sequence ATGAAACGCGAGCACGGACTGGGAACGGGAGGGGATGAAGAGGCGGCGTCCCGCTTCCTGCTGGACCTGGCCAGGGCGCTGCACCTGGCCTATCAACCCTCGCTCCTGGTGGAAGCGCGCGTGCGCCGGGCGGCGAGGGCCTGGGGGCTGAGCACGGAGGTCTTCACGGTCCAGAGCCTGGCCATGACGCAGGTGGTGGCCCCTCGACGGTCGCCCGCGGACTTCGCGCGGCTGCCCTTCAACCCGCACTGGAACCTGGGCCGTGCGGCGAGGCTCCTCCAACTGACGGATGACATCGCGGCGGGAGGCGTGGACCTGCCCGAGGCCCGTGCGAGGTTGGACCGCATCGTGGCCGAGCGCTCTCCCTACTCGAAGTGGCTCGTGCTCCTGGCCTATGGCGTGTACGGCGCTGCCGTCGCGGCGCGCGTGGGGGGCGCGTGGTGGGAGATGTTCGCGGCCCTCCTCGTGGGCGCCATCGCGGGCGTCATCCACTTCGGGACGCTGCGCTCGCAGCGGGTGGACCTGCAGAAGAGCTTCCTCGCGGCGTTCCTGGGAACGCTGGTGGCGTTCGGGCTCCGCTTCGTCCTGCCGCCCTTCGACGTGGTCCAGGCGTTGTTTGGCGGGGCGGTGCTGCTGGTGCCCGCGATGGTGGTCACGCTCGGCTCATTGGAGTTGGCCTCGGAGTCCGTGGAGGCCGGTATGACGCGTCTGGTCTATGGCCTGCTGCGCTTCCTGATGATTGGCGTGGGCATCGTGGCGGCCACGACCTTGTGGGGCTTTCTCTGGCCGATACCGGAGTACAGCGACGTGCACGTGCTGTCGCCTTGGGTCACCTTCTTGCTGCTGGCGGTCGGTGGCGTGGCCCTGGCTGTCTGCATGGCGGGGCGGCGGCGCGACCTGGTGGGCATCGTCGGCGGGGTGCTGCTCGCCTACGGGACGCAGGCTGGGATGAAGGCGGTGCTGGGCGAGCAGGGGAGCCCGATGGTGGCCGCGTTCGTGCTGGGCGTGGCCGGGTTGCTCTACGGCCGGGGCGGACAGCGGATGCCGATGACGGTCATCATGCCGGGCCTGTTGCAGCTCGCGCCGGGCTTCATGGGGACGCAGGCCATCATCGCGTTGCTCGGCATGGGGCGCCCGGGCGCGGACGATGCCCGGCCGTTCGACGTGCTGATGGTGGCACTCCAACTGGTGTTGGGGTTGGTGTTCGCGACCCTGGTGGTGCCGCCGCGCATCCCCGTGAACGGCGATGACACCGCGCCATCGCGTTCCGGGAGCACGTAG
- the metK gene encoding methionine adenosyltransferase: MPTDFLFTSESVTEGHPDKIADQISDGVLDAIIAKDPQARVAVETLVKTGLAIVAGEVTTNCYVDIPKLVRSTICRIGYTDSSMGYDGNTCGVMVAIEGQSQDIARGVDNKKDQGAGDQGMMFGFACDETPELMPAPIHYAHAITRRLADVRRKQHPWIRPDGKSQVTVEYRDGRPARIDAVVVSTQHSDEVSNKKIQEAIREDVIAKALPKKLIDNKTKFFINPTGRFVVGGPMGDSGLTGRKIIVDTYGGMGRHGGGAFSGKDPSKVDRSAAYMGRHIAKTVVAAGLARRCEVQVSYAIGVAEPVSVMVETFGTATVPEERIALAVRKTFGLRPREITEYLNLLRPIYQKTAAYGHFGRTEKEFTWERVEEKKDALRDAAKSATPSGGRRLKAV; the protein is encoded by the coding sequence ATGCCTACCGACTTCCTGTTCACGTCTGAATCCGTCACTGAAGGCCACCCGGACAAGATCGCCGACCAGATCTCCGACGGTGTGCTGGATGCCATCATCGCCAAGGACCCTCAGGCGCGCGTCGCCGTGGAGACGCTCGTCAAGACGGGCCTCGCCATCGTCGCGGGTGAGGTGACGACGAACTGTTACGTGGACATCCCGAAGCTCGTCCGCAGCACCATCTGCCGCATCGGGTACACCGACAGCTCCATGGGCTACGACGGCAACACCTGCGGCGTCATGGTGGCCATCGAAGGCCAGAGCCAGGACATCGCCCGGGGTGTCGACAACAAGAAGGACCAGGGCGCCGGCGACCAGGGCATGATGTTCGGCTTCGCCTGCGATGAGACGCCGGAGCTGATGCCGGCCCCCATCCACTACGCGCACGCCATCACCCGCCGCCTGGCGGATGTGCGTCGCAAGCAGCACCCGTGGATCCGCCCGGACGGCAAGAGCCAGGTGACGGTGGAGTACCGCGACGGCCGCCCCGCCCGCATCGACGCGGTGGTGGTGTCCACGCAGCACTCCGATGAGGTCTCCAACAAGAAGATCCAGGAGGCCATCCGCGAGGACGTCATCGCGAAGGCGCTGCCCAAGAAGCTCATCGACAACAAGACGAAGTTCTTCATCAACCCCACCGGCCGCTTCGTGGTGGGTGGCCCCATGGGTGACTCCGGCCTGACGGGCCGGAAGATCATCGTGGACACCTACGGCGGCATGGGCCGTCACGGTGGCGGCGCGTTCAGCGGCAAGGACCCGTCCAAGGTGGACCGCTCGGCCGCGTACATGGGCCGTCACATCGCCAAGACGGTGGTGGCCGCGGGCCTGGCCCGGCGCTGCGAGGTGCAGGTGTCCTACGCCATCGGCGTGGCCGAGCCCGTCAGCGTCATGGTGGAGACCTTCGGCACCGCCACGGTTCCGGAAGAGCGCATCGCCCTGGCCGTCCGCAAGACGTTCGGCCTGCGTCCGCGCGAAATCACCGAGTACCTGAACCTGCTGCGGCCCATCTACCAGAAGACCGCCGCCTACGGCCATTTCGGCCGCACGGAGAAGGAGTTCACCTGGGAGCGCGTCGAGGAGAAGAAGGACGCGCTGCGGGATGCCGCCAAGAGCGCCACGCCGTCAGGTGGCCGCCGCCTGAAGGCCGTCTGA
- a CDS encoding ABC transporter substrate-binding protein → MNARFRTLAFLATFAFALPALAAKEDPIAKPVKTVVQSVRYERDALALKHFGSQEQGKFLLGDNWDKGTDAQRKEFVTLFQDLFANIAFPRVRENFKNLDSITYEPSQVQGPEATVASTVFIKHPLKTQEMKLKYRLVKEAAAWKVVDVTVLGSSMLQDIRDTQVKPLMEKGGWDLLLERMRTELAKVKKK, encoded by the coding sequence ATGAACGCCCGCTTCCGTACCCTCGCCTTCCTGGCCACCTTCGCCTTCGCCCTCCCCGCGCTCGCCGCGAAGGAAGACCCCATCGCCAAGCCGGTGAAGACCGTCGTGCAGTCCGTGCGCTACGAGCGCGACGCCCTCGCCCTCAAGCACTTCGGCAGCCAGGAGCAGGGCAAGTTCCTGCTCGGCGACAACTGGGACAAGGGCACCGATGCGCAGCGCAAGGAGTTCGTCACGCTGTTCCAGGACCTCTTCGCGAACATCGCCTTCCCTCGCGTGCGGGAGAACTTCAAGAACCTGGACAGCATCACCTACGAGCCCTCGCAGGTGCAGGGCCCCGAGGCCACGGTGGCCTCCACCGTCTTCATCAAGCACCCGCTGAAGACGCAGGAGATGAAGCTCAAGTACCGCCTGGTGAAGGAAGCCGCCGCCTGGAAGGTCGTGGACGTGACGGTGCTGGGCTCGTCCATGCTTCAGGACATCCGGGACACGCAGGTGAAGCCGCTGATGGAGAAGGGCGGCTGGGACCTGCTGCTGGAGCGCATGCGCACGGAGCTGGCGAAGGTGAAGAAGAAGTAG
- a CDS encoding arylsulfatase, which yields MASKAKPTGNGNGNGKQSRKPNILVIWGDDIGLWNVSAYNQGMMGYLTPNIDRIAKEGAMMTDCYGQQSCTAGRAAFITGMNPLRTGLTTIGMPGAKYGLQDSDPTIAEMLKPLGYTCGHFGKNHVGDSNPYLPTVHGFDEFFGNLYHLNAEGEPECPDYPKDPTFKERFGPRGVLRSWATDRNDPTEDKRWGVVGKQRIEDTGALTRKRMETVDGEFLQGTLDFMERAVKDGKPFFLWHNTTRTHVWTYLQEKYRNATGYGLYADAMRELDDIVGVLLAKLDELGIADNTLVVFSTDNGVEKMGWPDGGNSPFRGEKGSTWEGGVRVPCLVRWPGVVEPGRVINDIFAHEDWMPTLVSAAGGPKDLVAQCQRGYKAGDKTFRVYLDGYDQTGLLAGKEKGARHEFIYVLDSGNLAAVRYDDWKLIFSYQEGEGPDMWFSGKRFDPAWPYLINLRSDPFEYGPKAGLYLKWYGERMFTFVPAQALVQKFAQSLLDYPPSQAPGSLSIGPIKERVKRQLLEARERKEETAIGDQVMALAEQVERFVRRAQQSHA from the coding sequence ATGGCAAGCAAGGCGAAACCCACGGGCAATGGAAACGGCAATGGCAAGCAGTCGCGCAAGCCCAACATCCTGGTCATCTGGGGCGATGACATCGGGCTTTGGAACGTCAGCGCCTACAACCAGGGGATGATGGGGTACCTCACGCCCAACATCGACCGCATCGCGAAGGAAGGCGCGATGATGACCGACTGCTATGGCCAGCAGAGTTGCACCGCGGGCCGCGCGGCCTTCATCACCGGCATGAACCCGCTCCGCACGGGGCTCACCACCATTGGCATGCCCGGAGCGAAGTATGGACTCCAGGACTCCGACCCCACCATCGCGGAGATGCTGAAGCCGCTGGGCTACACCTGCGGCCACTTCGGCAAGAACCACGTGGGTGACTCCAACCCCTACCTGCCCACCGTGCACGGCTTCGACGAGTTCTTCGGCAACCTCTACCACCTCAACGCGGAGGGCGAACCGGAGTGCCCGGACTACCCCAAGGACCCGACCTTCAAGGAGCGCTTCGGTCCTCGGGGCGTCCTCCGGAGCTGGGCCACGGACCGAAATGACCCCACCGAGGACAAGCGCTGGGGCGTGGTGGGCAAACAGCGCATCGAGGACACCGGCGCGCTCACCCGCAAGCGCATGGAGACCGTGGACGGGGAGTTCCTCCAGGGGACCCTGGACTTCATGGAGCGCGCCGTGAAGGACGGCAAGCCGTTCTTCCTCTGGCACAACACCACGCGCACCCACGTCTGGACCTATCTCCAGGAGAAGTACCGGAACGCCACCGGCTACGGCCTCTATGCGGATGCCATGCGGGAGCTGGACGACATCGTCGGCGTGCTGCTGGCCAAGCTGGACGAGCTGGGCATCGCCGACAACACGCTGGTGGTCTTCTCCACCGACAACGGCGTGGAGAAGATGGGCTGGCCAGACGGCGGCAACAGCCCGTTCCGGGGCGAGAAGGGCTCCACCTGGGAGGGCGGCGTGCGCGTCCCCTGCCTGGTGCGCTGGCCGGGCGTGGTGGAGCCAGGGCGCGTCATCAACGACATCTTCGCGCACGAGGACTGGATGCCCACGCTGGTCTCCGCGGCGGGCGGCCCCAAGGACCTCGTGGCGCAGTGCCAGCGCGGCTACAAGGCGGGTGACAAGACCTTCCGGGTCTATCTGGATGGGTATGACCAGACCGGGCTGCTCGCGGGCAAGGAGAAGGGAGCCCGGCATGAGTTCATCTACGTGCTCGACAGCGGAAACCTCGCGGCCGTCCGGTACGACGACTGGAAGCTCATCTTCAGCTACCAGGAAGGCGAAGGCCCGGACATGTGGTTCAGCGGCAAGCGCTTCGACCCGGCGTGGCCGTACCTCATCAACCTGCGCTCGGACCCGTTCGAATACGGCCCCAAGGCCGGCCTGTATTTGAAGTGGTACGGGGAGCGGATGTTCACGTTCGTGCCCGCGCAGGCGCTGGTCCAGAAGTTCGCGCAGAGCCTGCTCGACTACCCCCCCAGCCAGGCCCCGGGCAGCTTGAGCATCGGGCCCATCAAGGAGCGCGTGAAGCGGCAGTTGCTGGAGGCGCGCGAGCGAAAGGAGGAGACCGCCATCGGCGACCAGGTCATGGCGCTGGCCGAACAGGTGGAGCGGTTCGTCCGCCGCGCTCAGCAGTCGCACGCGTAG
- a CDS encoding YciI family protein — translation MRVMVIVKATKNSEANVMPDEKLMTEMGKYNEELMKAGVLLAGDGLHPSNKGKRIRFADGKKSVIDGPFAETKELIAGYWMWQVKSMEEAVEWARRCPPPMPGEESELEIRPVFEAEDFGAEFTPELRAREEKLRAELEQKQKA, via the coding sequence ATGCGCGTCATGGTCATTGTGAAGGCGACGAAGAACTCCGAAGCCAATGTGATGCCCGACGAGAAGCTGATGACCGAGATGGGCAAGTACAACGAGGAGCTGATGAAGGCCGGCGTGCTCCTGGCCGGTGACGGTCTCCACCCGAGCAACAAGGGCAAGCGCATCCGGTTCGCGGACGGCAAGAAGAGCGTCATCGACGGTCCGTTCGCGGAGACGAAGGAGCTCATCGCCGGCTATTGGATGTGGCAGGTGAAGTCGATGGAAGAGGCCGTGGAGTGGGCGCGCCGCTGCCCGCCCCCCATGCCCGGCGAGGAGTCGGAGCTGGAGATTCGCCCCGTCTTCGAGGCCGAGGACTTCGGCGCCGAGTTCACCCCGGAGCTGCGCGCGCGGGAAGAGAAGCTGCGTGCTGAGTTGGAGCAGAAGCAGAAGGCGTGA
- a CDS encoding HAD family hydrolase: MAMPLHALAADVLPSWNEGPVKQAIIDFVTRATTKGGAGFVPPEARIATFDNDGTLWPEQPLVQGAFMLKPLRTRVKQDSSLAKRQPFKAILEGDLSELSTMDKSKLMKVLGVTHAGMTEEAFIREVRAFFQHARHPRWNVPYNQLAYAPMLELLRYLRANGFQTWLASAGGIDFMRVISEETYGIPPQQVIGSQLKKTFDDAHAPSVLRREARVAHVNDKAGKPVGIDEHIGRRPVFAAGNVRSGGDIQMLQYTRKRPRPGFALLIHHDDAAREFAYEEKDGASLKAAREGGWAVVSMQRDWRRIFDETRARTGNGRG, translated from the coding sequence ATGGCGATGCCTCTCCATGCACTGGCCGCGGACGTGCTGCCGTCGTGGAACGAAGGGCCCGTGAAGCAGGCCATCATCGACTTCGTCACCCGCGCCACCACCAAGGGCGGGGCCGGCTTCGTTCCGCCCGAGGCGCGCATCGCCACCTTCGACAATGATGGCACGCTCTGGCCGGAGCAGCCGCTCGTACAGGGCGCCTTCATGCTGAAGCCGCTCCGTACCCGCGTGAAGCAGGACTCTTCGCTCGCGAAGCGGCAGCCGTTCAAGGCCATCCTGGAGGGGGACCTCTCCGAACTCTCCACCATGGACAAGTCCAAGCTGATGAAGGTGCTGGGCGTGACCCATGCCGGCATGACCGAGGAGGCGTTCATCCGCGAGGTCCGCGCGTTCTTCCAACACGCTCGCCACCCGAGGTGGAACGTTCCGTACAACCAACTGGCCTATGCCCCCATGCTGGAGTTGCTCCGGTACCTGCGCGCGAACGGTTTCCAGACCTGGCTCGCCTCGGCGGGGGGCATCGACTTCATGCGTGTCATCTCCGAGGAGACCTACGGCATCCCGCCCCAGCAGGTCATTGGCAGCCAACTGAAGAAGACCTTCGACGACGCGCACGCTCCCTCGGTGCTGCGCCGAGAGGCGCGCGTCGCCCACGTCAATGACAAGGCGGGCAAGCCGGTGGGAATCGACGAGCACATCGGCCGGCGGCCCGTCTTCGCGGCGGGAAACGTGCGCTCCGGCGGCGACATCCAGATGCTCCAGTACACGCGAAAGCGCCCGCGCCCAGGCTTCGCCTTGCTCATCCACCACGACGACGCGGCGCGCGAGTTCGCCTACGAGGAGAAGGACGGCGCGTCATTGAAGGCCGCGCGCGAGGGCGGCTGGGCCGTGGTCAGCATGCAGCGGGATTGGAGGCGCATCTTCGATGAAACGCGAGCACGGACTGGGAACGGGAGGGGATGA
- the ahcY gene encoding adenosylhomocysteinase, which produces MTAATKSLKQDYAIADLSLADWGRKEIRIAESEMPALMAIREEYAKTQPLKGARVTGSLHMTIQTAVLVETLQALGAEVRWASCNIFSTQDHAAAALVQAGTPVFAHKGESLKEYWDFTHRIFDFGPAGSDHEGPNMILDDGGDATLLMHLGKRAEKDASVLANPQSEEERELYAAIKAKLAEDATWYTRKSAKILGVTEETTTGVHRLQEMSAKGTLLFRAINVNDSVTKSKFDNLYGCRESLVDGIKRATDVMIAGKIAVVAGYGDVGKGSAQALRALSAQVWVTEIDPICALQAAMEGYRVVTMEYAADKADIFVTATGNKGVITHDHMAKMKDQAIVCNIGHFDNEIEVAALEKYQWEEIKPQVDHVIFPDNKRIILLAKGRLVNLGCGTGHPSYVMSSSFANQTIAQIELYSHSANYEVGKVYVLPKHLDEKVARLQLKKLNAQLTELSQEQADYIGVKTSGPYKPDTYRY; this is translated from the coding sequence ATGACCGCCGCAACCAAGTCCCTGAAGCAGGATTACGCCATCGCCGACCTGTCGCTCGCCGACTGGGGCCGCAAGGAAATCCGCATCGCCGAGAGCGAAATGCCCGCGCTCATGGCCATCCGCGAGGAGTACGCCAAGACGCAGCCGCTCAAGGGCGCGCGCGTGACGGGCTCGCTGCACATGACCATCCAGACGGCCGTGCTGGTGGAGACGCTCCAGGCGCTGGGCGCCGAGGTCCGCTGGGCGTCGTGCAACATCTTCTCCACGCAGGACCACGCCGCCGCCGCGCTGGTGCAGGCCGGCACGCCGGTGTTCGCGCACAAGGGCGAGTCCCTCAAGGAGTACTGGGACTTCACCCACCGCATCTTCGACTTCGGCCCCGCGGGCAGCGACCACGAGGGTCCGAACATGATTCTGGACGACGGTGGTGACGCCACGCTGCTCATGCACCTGGGCAAGCGCGCGGAGAAGGACGCCAGCGTCCTGGCCAACCCCCAGAGCGAGGAAGAGCGCGAGCTGTACGCCGCCATCAAGGCGAAGCTGGCCGAGGACGCGACCTGGTACACGCGCAAGAGCGCGAAGATTCTCGGCGTCACCGAGGAGACCACCACGGGCGTGCACCGCCTCCAGGAGATGTCCGCCAAGGGCACGCTCCTGTTCCGCGCCATCAACGTCAACGACAGCGTGACGAAGAGCAAGTTCGACAACCTGTACGGTTGCCGTGAGTCGCTGGTGGACGGCATCAAGCGCGCCACGGACGTGATGATCGCCGGCAAGATTGCCGTCGTCGCGGGCTACGGCGACGTGGGCAAGGGCTCCGCGCAGGCGCTGCGCGCGCTGTCCGCCCAGGTGTGGGTGACGGAAATCGACCCCATCTGCGCGCTCCAGGCGGCCATGGAAGGCTACCGCGTCGTCACCATGGAGTACGCCGCGGACAAGGCGGACATCTTCGTGACGGCCACCGGTAACAAGGGCGTCATCACGCACGACCACATGGCGAAGATGAAGGACCAGGCCATCGTCTGCAACATCGGCCACTTCGACAACGAAATCGAGGTCGCCGCCCTGGAGAAGTACCAGTGGGAGGAGATCAAGCCGCAGGTCGACCACGTCATCTTCCCGGACAACAAGCGCATCATCCTGCTGGCCAAGGGCCGGCTGGTGAACCTGGGCTGCGGCACCGGCCACCCCAGCTACGTGATGTCCAGCTCGTTCGCGAACCAGACCATCGCGCAGATTGAGCTGTACTCGCACAGCGCCAACTACGAGGTCGGCAAGGTGTACGTGCTGCCCAAGCACCTGGACGAGAAGGTCGCTCGCCTCCAGCTCAAGAAGCTCAACGCGCAGCTCACCGAGCTGAGCCAGGAGCAGGCTGACTACATCGGCGTGAAGACCTCCGGCCCGTACAAGCCGGACACCTACCGCTACTGA